In Zootoca vivipara chromosome 15, rZooViv1.1, whole genome shotgun sequence, the genomic window cttagggcgcaaaaagccctagcaccgcgcctgaATACATATATACCATGTTTTTCTGAGTATAAGATGCCCTCATGTATAAAACGACCCCTaattttttaaagacaaaattaagaaaatttattgtttagctttttttgggggggggtgaggtcacttccgccaatcgctcacccgcTTGCCCGCCACTGCCGATTGCTTGTCACAGTCACTGCCGATTGCACATGATGTTGCTgcagccgccaattgtctgccTGCTCGCCGCCACtaacagcccacccgcccacttgccACAGCCGCCAATCGTCtacccaattgccgcagccaatcaccagcaggccttgccgcagccaccaatcccCCGCTGAATCACTGCTGCCAATcgcctgcttgctgctgccattaatcacacgtcccccctctgcattcactatccatgtataaggtGACACCCAttttttgcctctttttttttagcaaaaagcatagtcttatacatgaaaaaatacagtatatattaagGCACACAGTTTATCCGAAATATGAGAGAGATGTGGGAGATGGACCATGGAATCAGAGTTTGAATGGTGGTATTATATCTGTCACATGTATAGTGAAGGTGAAAGGAAGCCAGGCTCCTAAGAACATCAGAAAATCCCTGTCGGAACAGGCGAAAAGTCATTGTAGCCCAGCATTCTGTATCCTACAACGGCCAATCAGGCAGCTCCAGGAAGCTCACAAGGCAAGGCATGAAGGCAGTCGCTCAACCCGGATGAATCTGCTGTGTAACGGCTTGTGTGTACCCACCCTCAACACTTTCTCCTGGCGTTTGCCTTTTCCGAACGGACACAAGCACACACTTTTCCCAGGAGTCTCCAGCAGGAGTGGAGCATTAGGAAGTGCCCTGCTGAAGTTCTCCCAGCATCCGCTTGACTTCGTTCTCCACGCGGATGAACTTGGCCTTCTTCCAAGGATTGGCCGTTTCCCGGCGGCTGCACCGCAAGTCCTCCAGGAGCAGGCCGAGGTGCTGCTGCACCCGGTCGCGGTCCCAGACGGGCAAGTTCTTCTGCACCACGTTCAGGATGACGGCCCAGTAGTCGGAGACGTCGGCCCCCATCGTCAGGAAGATGAGCACCTTGATGCCATCGCGTTCCTTGCGCAGCGCGTGGAGGGCTCGCTTGCCTTCCTCGCTGATCTCGTTGAAGTACAagctggagggaaggaaagggggaaagctgaaGCAGGCGGGAAAGGCCTCCGTGCCCAAGAAAAAAACAGCCAATTGGAGGAGCCGCCATGTTGAGGCAATAACCAACGTCGGAAGCGGAATGTGGTGCTAACAGGGTGGAGTTTTAGAATGGGCTGCACCATTTCGGCCCACAAGAGgtagaggggtgggagggagtcaAGTTTCTGAACAACTATTCATGTTGAAACGTCCCTGCAAATAGAAAGCCAGCTCAGCAGGCAAAGGGCTATAACCTCTCACTTTGAGATATTAGCTTTCTATATGCAGGAAAATGGTAAAAAGCAGAGAAGTATCCAAAAGGAGTGACCCCTCACTTGCAGTCCAAAGTGGTGCAGTCTTTTCTCCCACCCACATGCATGGACCCAGACTTAGGCAGTTAGGTAGAACGCAGATGTGCCTCAACTTCTGACAAATTTGGGAGAGGAAATccccaccaccatttaaaaagttacacccacttttttaaaaaaaaaattgaaattgaaaattcatggcacattttattgcaaatttctcctaacataaatGTTTGTATGCACCTTCATCTAATAAGCAcatctttgcaaagcatttccccataATATAAAGTGTATCACCATGTTATGCTCATCAGTAGAAATGTTATTTTTAGGCAAACTTCACCATACAATATTAATTTCTCTACACACTGCTCTGCTAGACAgccacactgcaaaattcagagagctcTGGATTTCAAAGAAAGTTGAACAACgtgactcttccaactctacgattctataaagGATGTCTGCATTTCAGCTCATGTACTGCACCAGAAGGTGCAAATTcagtaagttcacctttaaatgacaGCTGAATTGGAtgcctcccccatccctagtaatGGACGATGGAACCTAAGATCTTTCGCCCAAGGCACTGGCTGAACAGACCCTTCAAAATATGGCCCCTGCAGAAAGTCATTAGCTACCCAGGGGCTTATTCCCCTGCCTCTGTGCCTGCGTACATAAGTATATTAAGCTAGGAAGTGGCAGGAAGGGATGCTGAGACTCACTGGACCGTTTCCAGCGTGGCgtgcctcttggcctcctccaCCAGGGCGAGGGCAGTTGCGTCGGACACCGAATTGTAGGCCACATCGAGTTCCTGCAGGTGCTGGTTTTGCGCCAAGTGCTGGGTGATCACCTCCACGCCCCGGTTCCCCAGCGAGGTGTGCAGCAGCGACAGGTGGGTCAAAGAGGTGTTGCCAGCAAGGCCTTCAGCGAGGTACTGGGCACCCTGCTCTGTCAGGGGGTTGTCCGCCAGCCTGCAAGTGGCAAAAATGAAGAAGAGCAGACAGTGAAAGTTGGGTTAGCCAAGGTTGTGACCCTACAGATAGGGTCCATCAACAGCGTTCAGCTGTTTGAGGATGAATAATTGTCACATTTCCTACCCGCGATCTAAAACAGTCATTTTCAAAGTGGGTTTTCcagaagttttatttttttgccctaaTTTGTTCATCATATATTTATTGTGCAGGCTCTCCGGGCACCTCTGTGACTTTGAAAGGAGAACTCTGGGCATCTCAACTCAAGCACCTTTGGCCCTGGAAATAGTTTCTTCTTAAATTTTCTAAACCAACAGCAAAACATGCCCCAGTGAAAAGACAGCGGGAGGAGCTACCCACAGAGGAACAGCTGCTGAAGCTACTGCCTCTCCCTACTCAACCCTACTCAGGTTTGCAAtgacaacaaccaccaccacctgattCTGCAGCTTTTATTTGGatcagtggcgtagtaatagggggaCAGGGGGCGCCccaccccgggcagcaggctgggcagggggcagcaggctaGATGGagctgaccacctccgacagcCGACGCGGCCACCGCCATGGAGGTGAAGCCCCGACTGCCTCACTCCGTGGCTGCTTGTGGGGTTTGCCGCGGTGCATGCCTCCTGTGTGCGCATGCTCTGCGTGCCGCACGTCGTGACGCGTGTGtcgtgcatcatgacgcatgcgtcatgatgtGCGACACATGCTTTGtgacggacaccccgccccccggcGGGATGCCTTCagatttgccgccccgggcagccaggcggctagctacgccactgattTGGATAAGAATTCCTTTCGTTTTGCTCTACCAAACtgttggggggtgggttgggagagATTTAGGGACAGAGCGCACCCCCTCCTCTCTGTGGGATTTGCAGTCTCCCTGTTCACACTCACCTTAGGGTGCTCACACCACATTTCTCGTGCAACAACAGGTCCCTGATCTCCTTGCATGCTTCTGGCCCCAGGCTGTTGAGCTGCAAGCTgagggaagacacacacacacacacaaaaatcagtttgcttttttccttcctcttttcccttcctAATCACAGTTTGCCACCCTCTGGTGAAAGGCAAGAATGCATACTctctgacatttctccaatgaaaatagggccgtctcattccacaatgataatttttactatttataccctgcccatctttgCGGGTtacccaagccactctgggcagcttccaacatatataaaaacataataaaacattaaacatttttttaaaaatattccgtatacaggattgcctccagacggcttgggggtcgcataactccataccatccaacatttctacaatgaaaacgggggcatcctaaggaaaagtgggacattttgggatcaaatcagaaaccaggatggcttctctaaatcagggacatccctggaaaatagggacacttggagggtctgtgattcaAAGCTTGGAGAAACGTCCTTCTTGTGTGCTTCTCCCAGGTGGGCTGATGGAGGAGTAATGGAGCAGTCCCTTCCTCTGGCAGCCTGCATTAAATCCCATGCATTTGCCTGCATGCAATTCCTGGTCACCTATGGTGACCTTGTGCCGGGAAGACACATTACAACGAACCTGACAAACGGTTAAAATGCCTAGGACATGGGGCTATATCCAgctaagtcttactcagagtagacctgctgaaagcAAGGAGGGGTCCTCCATAGCTCAGAGGCAGTGCACATGAAGAAAATCTGCTATTGCCAACTTCTACGATTGCGGGAAGCAAGGGTTGGGAAAGAGCTttctttgcctgaaaccctggcgagCCTCTGCAAGTCAGAGTAGAAGATACTGTACTGGGCTGGACGGTACAAAGGAACTTCCTATGTTTCGACAACATGAGCTTGTCTTTGTGCAACAGCTTGGCCATGTGAGCTTGTGAACAAAGCGCTAAGCCACTCTGGAACATTCTGGGCGGTATCTAACTCACTCACTCCATCcatgcaaggatttatgcttgagcaacatgcttccccccccactcATGTCCTGCAAAATCAGTTCTAGGCGTCCCTCCAGCCCTTTAGAGCATATATAGGGGAGGATACAGGACATGTGTGGGGAGAGAAGggcaagttccattgtgcaaactTAAATCCTTGCCCTGACATAACAATTTTCCTTAGGGCAACGTTGGAGAGAATCCACAATCCAACCATCTCGGACCCTATGATCAGCAGAGGGGGGCTTCTTTGGTGGTGCCAACACTGGGGTGTGCCCAGCTGGTACCGACTCACggcagggcctttttagtggtggttccccagttgtggaatgccttcccttaCTGTGACACCCCTGcctccatcattattaactttcaggaggaatctgaaaacattcctgcttacccaggcatttggttggctgaAGAATACTGTTCCTGGGACCTCAATATTATTAGATGGGAATTATATTTCTAACTGTAATTgctttaattataataataataatttattatttataccccaaccatctggatgggttcccccagccactctaggcggcttccaacaaaatattaaaaatacgataaaacaccaaacattaaaaacttccctaaacagggctgccttcagatgtcatctaaaagtcagatagttgtttattcccatgacatctgatgggagagcattccatagggtgggcgccactaccgagaaggccctctgcctggttccctgtaaccccacatctagcagtgagggaaccactagaaggcccttggagctggacctcagtgcctgggctgaatgatgggggtggtatccttcaggtatactgggccgaggctgtttagggctttaaaggtcagcaaagtTTAGTTTAGAAAGTTCTAAACtattttagaatgtttttgctgtgcttttgtttCTAAATTGTCTGTTTGGGTTCCttggggaggaaaggcagggtgtaaattcaatcaatcaaccaaccaacacTCACTGGAGTTTTTTGCACCGCAGCAAGACAGGGAAGAGAATCTTCAGGCTGTTGATGTCAAGGTGGCAAGAGGCCAAGTTCAGCTCCTCCACTTCATGACTGGTGGTGCCCACGACAGATGCCACGACAGAGCACTTGAGAGGGGTCATCTTGACAGAGGAGAGGTTGATGGTCCTCAAGGACTGGATGGCCTCAGCTGTGAAGCGCTCATTCTGGAACTCGTGCAAGAAGAAGAGGTAGTCCATGAGTTCGGACGGTGGCAAGCCCTTGCGGCTGTTGCGGATGACCGTCTTCTTCATGGCCTTGGCGATCTCAAAGGCTGCCAGGTTCTTGATGGAGCAGCCGAGCTGGTCCAGGATGGCCCGGTTGCGCCGTGAGAGCAGCCCTCCCATGAAGATGGGGAAGAGCTCGAAGACCTCGTCGTCTGAAGCCTCGTCTGGGTGGCGCATGGGACCTTCCACCCCGAGGATGCTGAAGTTGATCTGGTCCAACACATCGTCATTGAAGTAGTCCTCCTCCTTGAACATCTCCACTGCCATGGTGCGGGCGATGGTGTCGCGGTCCTTGCTGGTGAACCGGCCAAAGTAGCGGGGGAAGACCTTGATGAGGCTGAAGAGCACCGGCAGGATGCGGAGAGGCAAGACCTTGGAGAGGATGCTGAGGACCACTGCCACATCTTCGCTCACCTTGCCAATGATCTCGGAGACCTCCTTGCCCACCCGTTGCCCCAGGGTCTTCTTCTCGCCCAGGACCACGTAGAGGGCTGCCAGGTACTCCTGCATGGCAGGGATGGTGAAGACAAAGGTGTGCTCCTTGCCTGACTGCACGCTGGGCGTCAGGAAGAAGCGGAAGACGTCTCTGCGGAAAACATTCAGGAGGTTGAGCTCACTCTCCGTCTTCGTCTCCATCTCAAAGCAGCGGTGCAGGTCCTCTTCCGAGAAGGAGGTCTGCCGGGACATCACCCCCTTGTAGGCCAGCTTGCCCACTGTTTTGGACACATATTTCATCATGGAGATGTCAGAGGGGTCTGTGCTGTCCAGCACCTCCCCACTGAAGTTGAGCCGCAGGAAACTGGTGTAGATCCCGGTGAGGGTTTGTGTGGGGGGCACCGACTTGGTGAAGTAAAGGAAGTGCAACGTGGTGCACACTAGCCAGCAGTAGGATGGCAGGAAGCAGGCGGCTGCAATCTGGTTGTGCCGCTCCAAGTTCCTAGAAAGCATCTCCACCAAGTTGTCCTGCTCGTTCGCTTCCTCTGCCGTTGGAGGGCCAGAGGCCCCGAGGCACTCAGGCCTACGCAGGCGCAAATGGAAGTAGAGCTTCTGGAGGTTGATGTCGGAGAAGCCACAGACCTCGACGTAGCGGCCCACAAACTTGCTGGGGATGCGGCGCACTGCCGAGGGCCGTGTGGTGACAATGATGCTTGCCTGGAGAGACAGGAGACATGGGTTGGTCAATGAAATCCAAGGTCAGAACACAAGACATAGAGCCTAGGGAGCTACCTTATACCAAGGCAGAACActcttcc contains:
- the NLRX1 gene encoding NLR family member X1; protein product: MPFRRWPCKAGSSWSRLKQIEPKQKAGRGVVASAMHLDSALGAGNRLVLKRILHVDRTLFFLRSASPVRDFVCHVGGAQGFPSQPTSPRPSQPALKNVPTSEAIQKHRKNLSDWFRQQPNEERQFGPSFSLDTTHVDPVIRESSLEEILKPSPEMTIQNQLQASCSHTIGLQNLFDVDACGNQVKNVVLYGTVGTGKSTLIKKMVMDWCHGRLPRFELLIPFSCEDLSQGSAPISLRRMITKKYLHLRELVPALGSTHLKVLFILNGLDRLNLDFRLAHTELCCDPNEPIPPSAIVVNLLRKYMMPEASIIVTTRPSAVRRIPSKFVGRYVEVCGFSDINLQKLYFHLRLRRPECLGASGPPTAEEANEQDNLVEMLSRNLERHNQIAAACFLPSYCWLVCTTLHFLYFTKSVPPTQTLTGIYTSFLRLNFSGEVLDSTDPSDISMMKYVSKTVGKLAYKGVMSRQTSFSEEDLHRCFEMETKTESELNLLNVFRRDVFRFFLTPSVQSGKEHTFVFTIPAMQEYLAALYVVLGEKKTLGQRVGKEVSEIIGKVSEDVAVVLSILSKVLPLRILPVLFSLIKVFPRYFGRFTSKDRDTIARTMAVEMFKEEDYFNDDVLDQINFSILGVEGPMRHPDEASDDEVFELFPIFMGGLLSRRNRAILDQLGCSIKNLAAFEIAKAMKKTVIRNSRKGLPPSELMDYLFFLHEFQNERFTAEAIQSLRTINLSSVKMTPLKCSVVASVVGTTSHEVEELNLASCHLDINSLKILFPVLLRCKKLHLQLNSLGPEACKEIRDLLLHEKCGVSTLRLADNPLTEQGAQYLAEGLAGNTSLTHLSLLHTSLGNRGVEVITQHLAQNQHLQELDVAYNSVSDATALALVEEAKRHATLETVHLYFNEISEEGKRALHALRKERDGIKVLIFLTMGADVSDYWAVILNVVQKNLPVWDRDRVQQHLGLLLEDLRCSRRETANPWKKAKFIRVENEVKRMLGELQQGTS